The following is a genomic window from Candidatus Binatus sp..
GGACCGCGCGTCGCCCCCGACGTCCAGCAACTTGCGTATTTGTTCTCGCGATGCATGACGTGCGGATGCTGCCTCGAAGCGTGCCCGCAAGTTAATTCGCATTCGGAGTTCATGGGCGCCGCCGTGATCGGCCAAGTCTATCTGATGAGCCAGCATCCGACCGGCAAGATGAATCAGGATGAACGGCTGCAGGCGATGATGAGCGTCGGCGGTGTCGAGGATTGCGGCAATGCGCAGAACTGCGTCGAGGTCTGCCCCAAGGGTATCCCGCTCACAACGGCGATTGGCGCAGTCGGCCGTCAGACGTCGATCAAGTGGCTCCGCGACCTGTTTATGAAGTGACATCAGCGCTGTATTGATGTCATTGATGTCATCCTGTACATCGAAGTCTTTCGATCGACGGCAAACGCCTGCCAGGTAGTTGAATGAACATTCACGAGTTTCAAGCCAAACAAATTCTCGGCCGCTTCGGCGCGCCGGTGCCCAAGGGTCAGGCGGCATCGACGCCCGACGAAGCTGCGTCCGCGTTCAAAGCGCTCGGCCAGCCAAAAGTCGTGGTCAAGGCGCAGATTCATGCCGGCGGCCGCGGCAAAGCCGGCGGCGTCAAACTGCTCTCGAGCGCCGACGAAGTCCGCGACTTCGCCGCCAAACTGCTCGGCAAGCCGCTCGTCACGCATCAGACTGGGCCGGAAGGCCGCGTCGTCCGCCGCGTCTATATCGAAGAGGCGAGCCAGGTCGCGCGCGAGCTTTACCTCGGGATGCTGGTCGATCGGAAGGCCGGCTGCGTCTCCGTGATCGCCAGCACCGAAGGCGGCATGGATATCGAGGAAGTCGCCGCCAAGACGCCCGAGAAAATTCTCACTGAACCGATCAATCCGCTGCTCGGCGTGTCGGGATTCCTCGCGCGCAAAATCGCATTTTCGCTCGGCCTCAAAGACAAGCAGATCGGCCAGTTCACGGCGCTGCTCTCGGCGCTCTACAAGGCGTTCATCGAAACGGACGCATCGCTGATCGAGATCAATCCGCTGGTCGTGACTGCCGACGGACGCGTGATTTGCCTCGACGCCAAGATGTCGTTCGACGACAACGGCCTGTTCCGTCATCCCGACATCCGCGAACTGCGCGACGCGAACGAGGAAGATCCCGCCGAGACCGAGGCCGCCAAGTTCGACCTCAGCTACGTGCATCTCGACGGCAATATCGGATGCATGGTCAACGGCGCGGGCCTCGCGATGGCGACGATGGACATCGTGAAGATTTACGGCGCCGAGCCGGCGAATTTTCTCGACGTTGGCGGCGGCGCCAGCACTGAAAAAGTCGCCGCGGCGTTTCGCATCCTGCTTTCCGACACACGAGTCAAAGGCGTGCTGATCAACATCTTCGGCGGCATCATGCGATGCGACGTGCTCGCGCAAGGCGTCGTCGAAGCCGCGAAACAGGTCAAGCTGAGTGTGCCGCTGGTGGTTCGGATGGAAGGCACCAACGTCACCGAGGGCAAGAAGATTCTCGCCGATTCAGGCATCAAGGTAATCACCGCGAGCGACATGGCCGACGCCGCGCGGCGCATCGTCAAGGAAATCGGCGCTTAGGTTTTTTCATGAGCATCCTGGTTAACAAGAATACCCGCGTACTCACGCAAGGAATCACCGGCGCGACCGGCCAGCTTCACACGCGCGCGTGCAAAGAATACGGCACGCAGATGGTCGGCGGCGTAGTGCCCGGCAAAGGCGGCACCGACTTCGAGGGTATCCCGATTTTCGACACCGTCGAGCAGGCGCGCAAAGCGACCGGCTGTGATGCGACCGTGATCTACGTACCACCCGCGTTTGCCGCCGACGCGATGCTCGAAGCGGTCGCAGCCGGCATCGAGCTGGTCATCTGCATCACCGAGGGCGTGCCGGTGCTCGACATGGTGAAAGTGAAGGCCTACATGGCGGGCACCAAGTCGCGCCTGATCGGACCGAACTGCCCAGGCATCATCACGCCGGGCGAATGCAAAATCGGCATTATGCCGGGGTACATCCACAAACCGGGCGACGTCGGCGTCGTGTCGCGCTCGGGCACGCTCACCTATGAGGCGGTGTTTCAACTGACGCAACTTGGAATCGGGCAATCGAGCTGTATCGGAATCGGCGGCGATCCAATCGTCGGGACGACCCATATCGACGCGCTGAAACTCTTCAATGAAGATCCAGCGACTCGCGCGGTGATCATGATCGGCGAGATCGGCGGAACGGCGGAGGAAGAGGCCGCGGAATATATAAAGCAAAACTTTAAGAAACCGGTGGTCGCTTTCATCGCCGGGCAGACTGCGCCGAAAGGGCGGCGGATGGGACATGCCGGTGCGATCATCTCGGGCGGGCGAGGCACCGCGGCCGACAAAATCGCGGCGCTCAAGGCGGCTGGAATCGCGGTCGCGATGAGTCCCGCCGATCTCGGCACCACGATGCAATCGCTGCTGCGGGGCAGGGCGTAAGCGATGGAACGTACATTTGCGATCGTGAAGCCCGACGCTGTGCGGCGCGGACTGACCGGCGACATATTGAAGCGCATCGAGGCGTCGGGGTTGTCGATCATCGCGATGCGCAAGCTGCATCTGTCGCGCGCCGATGCCGAAACATTCTACGACGTGCACAAAGCCCGCCCGTTCTTCAGCGGCCTCTGCGATTACATGACGTCGGGTCCGGTCGTCGTGATGGTGCTGCAGGGCGAGAATGCGATCGCGCGATGGCGCGGGCTGATGGGCGCCACGGATCCCAAGAAGGCCGACGCGGGCACGATTCGGCGCGACTACGGTATCGACGTCGAGCAGAATGCGACGCACGGCTCCGACGCGCCCGAAACCGCGGCGCAGGAAGTCGCATTTTTCTTCCCGAGCCGCGAGCTTTTGGAATAGCAATCGAACTGCCGCGCAAGCTCCGGGATTGTTGCGGCGGCGCCATTTGTCGCGAGCCTGCGTCAGCCGCGCGTTTCAACTACAATAGTCAGCCGTGAACGCAGACAGCGATACCGCCGAGCGATCGTCATCGATGCGCGACATGCGCGAGCTGACGCTACGTGACATGCGCGAGCTGACGCTCGACGAGGTGCGCCAGATCGTCGTCGATTTTGGCGAGCGTGAATTTCGCGCGCGCCAGATCGTGCAGTGGCTCTATGCCCGCGGTGTCGAGTCGTTCGACGCGATGCTGGATCTACCCGCCACGCTGCGCGCTCATCTAAAGCAGAACTTCAGGATCGGGGTGCCGGCCGCGTCCGTCGTTTCGCGCGCGACCGACGGCACGCGAAAATTGCTGATTCGGCTGGCCGACGGCGAAGAGATCGAATCGGTGATCATTCCCGCCGAAGGACGCGTCACGCTCTGCATGTCGAGCCAGGTGGGATGCGCGATGGCGTGCGAGTTCTGCGCTACCGCCCGCATGGGGCTGCATCGCAACCTGACCGCGTCCGAGATGCTCGGGCAGATTTTCGCGGCGCGCAGCGAACTCCTTCCCGGCGAGGAATTCACCAATTTCGTTTTCATGGGGATGGGCGAGCCACTCGCCAACTATCCGCGGCTGATTCAGACCTTGACGATCATGACGGCGGAGTGGGGGATGAACATCTCGCCGCGGCGCATTACCGTTTCGACCGTTG
Proteins encoded in this region:
- the sucC gene encoding ADP-forming succinate--CoA ligase subunit beta; translated protein: MNIHEFQAKQILGRFGAPVPKGQAASTPDEAASAFKALGQPKVVVKAQIHAGGRGKAGGVKLLSSADEVRDFAAKLLGKPLVTHQTGPEGRVVRRVYIEEASQVARELYLGMLVDRKAGCVSVIASTEGGMDIEEVAAKTPEKILTEPINPLLGVSGFLARKIAFSLGLKDKQIGQFTALLSALYKAFIETDASLIEINPLVVTADGRVICLDAKMSFDDNGLFRHPDIRELRDANEEDPAETEAAKFDLSYVHLDGNIGCMVNGAGLAMATMDIVKIYGAEPANFLDVGGGASTEKVAAAFRILLSDTRVKGVLINIFGGIMRCDVLAQGVVEAAKQVKLSVPLVVRMEGTNVTEGKKILADSGIKVITASDMADAARRIVKEIGA
- the sucD gene encoding succinate--CoA ligase subunit alpha; the encoded protein is MSILVNKNTRVLTQGITGATGQLHTRACKEYGTQMVGGVVPGKGGTDFEGIPIFDTVEQARKATGCDATVIYVPPAFAADAMLEAVAAGIELVICITEGVPVLDMVKVKAYMAGTKSRLIGPNCPGIITPGECKIGIMPGYIHKPGDVGVVSRSGTLTYEAVFQLTQLGIGQSSCIGIGGDPIVGTTHIDALKLFNEDPATRAVIMIGEIGGTAEEEAAEYIKQNFKKPVVAFIAGQTAPKGRRMGHAGAIISGGRGTAADKIAALKAAGIAVAMSPADLGTTMQSLLRGRA
- the ndk gene encoding nucleoside-diphosphate kinase — encoded protein: MERTFAIVKPDAVRRGLTGDILKRIEASGLSIIAMRKLHLSRADAETFYDVHKARPFFSGLCDYMTSGPVVVMVLQGENAIARWRGLMGATDPKKADAGTIRRDYGIDVEQNATHGSDAPETAAQEVAFFFPSRELLE
- the rlmN gene encoding 23S rRNA (adenine(2503)-C(2))-methyltransferase RlmN, which gives rise to MNADSDTAERSSSMRDMRELTLRDMRELTLDEVRQIVVDFGEREFRARQIVQWLYARGVESFDAMLDLPATLRAHLKQNFRIGVPAASVVSRATDGTRKLLIRLADGEEIESVIIPAEGRVTLCMSSQVGCAMACEFCATARMGLHRNLTASEMLGQIFAARSELLPGEEFTNFVFMGMGEPLANYPRLIQTLTIMTAEWGMNISPRRITVSTVGLIPAMERLLAEIPVNLAVSLHATTNELRSRLAPINQRYPLEDLIAACRKLPIKRRNRIMFEYVMLAGVNDSIADARGLLKLLAPLRAKINLIFYNPFDGSNLRTSPRAAVEAFQAILKNGNLTATIRESRGLDIAAACGQLYAEQHRAT